From the Candidatus Hydrogenedentota bacterium genome, the window ATATCTCAAGGTGAGAAATGACCTGCCGGGGTGGCCTGCGGCGGGGCGCGTGGACGGCTCCGCACACATCGCCGGCGACAGGGGTCTGGTCTTCTTGTTCAATCCCAACCCTGAACCTGTAAGCGGCGAGTTTGCTTTGACGGCGGAAAGCATCGGGCTTGAAGCCAGCGGTTCGCTGCGCGTGGAACAGGTGTACCCGAAGTCGGACCTGCACAAAGAATTCCAGGGCGGGCAGGTGGTTCGGTGGGAGGTTCCCGCGGAGTCCCCCGTCGTGCTCCGCATTTCACCAGCACGATGACCAGCAATTCATACTTGCGCCGGGGCCACCTGTTTCGGGCGCGGGCAGAGGGAACGGGGTGTATTTCTACCCCAGACTCTCCAGCGCCTGGAGCAGTATCGCCTTCACCGACGACTTGGACACCGGGCCCTTCTTGAAGGTCACGGCTACGGTCGCGCTGGGCAGAGCGAGCGGCATGACCAAGCTCAAGGGCTTCCGCCAACCCGAAACACTGGTCGTCCCTTCGGCGGCCATCACACGCGGGGCTATAGGGCATTGGCCCGCTGATGCAGATCGGCCAGGGCCTGAAGCGGGCGTTGCTGGAGGGCCAGAAGGCCACCGGCTGCCTCCCAGCGATAGACCGTTGCCGCCGTGACACCGAGTGCGGTGGCGAATTCCACCACGCTCAGGCCAAGCTTTTTGCGCAGCCGCGCGACGGATGCCGAGGAGGGGCGGATCCGGGGCACGGGTGATGCACCCGCTCCGCGTTGCTTCGCCGCATTTTCCGCGCGTGCTGGGCGGGCGGGCGTGGTCTGTCTGGCGGGCTGTCTGTTCGTTGCCTTCCGTGACGGCGTCGGTGCGTTGCTCGATTTCGTGGCACGCGCGCCAGCACCGTTCGCCGGGACCGCGAGGGGGGCGGGGTCGCCATCGTCGAGTTCGATCCCGAATATATCCGCGAGCTGCGATTCCGCTATGGCCCCGCCGCCCGCTCGGGCATTTCCGGGAAGCGCCAGATCCGCGGTAATCAGTTCCTCCGCCGCCACGTCGCGCAGCAGAAACAGCAGCTCGGGCCGCGTGTCAAAGCGGTTGCCCGCGCCGTACAGCACCGCAGCTACGTGCTTGCACATGGTGGCCCAGTCGGGACAGCTGCACTTGAGCTTAATCTCGCCGGGCTTGGGAAAGAGGCCGCCCTCCCGATCGCTCACGACCGCCATCACTTCGTTGGACAGCTTGCCCTGAAGCAACTCCAGCATGGAGCCGATACTCCCGGCGCATTTGCCTTTGATGGTTTTCCAGGCCGACGCGGGCAGCGCCTTGATCTCCACGGTAACGGTGTAGAGCGAGGAGCCGGAAACCAGGGCCTCGATGCGGCCCGGCTGAATTTCCAGGTGGCACACGGAGCCATTGCGCGCGTAGGTCCGCCCCCGGGGCAGTCGGTTGGAATAATCGGAAAACGACTCCAGATGTTTGCACCAGCCCTTTCCCCAGAAACTGTGGGCAATCTTCTGCCCGTCAATCTCCACGGGCTTGACATCCTTGCCCTGCTTCCGCAGCGCCTCCATCTTCTTCTTCGCCTGCGCACGGCGCGCGGCCACGGGCACATATTCGCGTTCCCAGTAGGGCATGGATACTCCTAAAGCGCCGCCTGGCTCACATCGAGCCGGACCAGGCGCAGCAATTCGTCGTCGGGCAGTTCGGTCAGGTTTACCTCGCCCTCGCCCGAGAGCAATTCGGTCGCCAATTGTCGCTTTTCCTCAATCAGCGCGTCAATCCGCTCTTCGACCGTGCCTCGCGTGACGAACTTGTGCACCAGCACGTTGCGCTTCTGGCCGATACGGAAGGCGCGGTCCGTGGCCTGATTTTCCACGGCGGGGTTCCACCAGCGGTCGAAGTGGATCACGTGGGAAGCCGCCGTAAGGTTCAGGCCCGTGCCGCCCGCCTTCAGCGACAGGATGAAAAAGGGCGGGCCGTCCTCTTCCTGAAACCGGGCGACGATCTCCTTCCGCTGCTTCACGCCCGTGCCGCCGTGCAGGACGAGGCCCGAACGCCCGAAGATGGCCCCCAGATGCTCCGACAGGGGCTCGATGATCTCGCGGAACTGGGTAAACACCAGGACCCTCTCCTGCCGTTCGGCGAGTTCCTCGCAGATCTCCGCGATGCGCAAAAACTTCCCGCTGTCCCCCGCGCCGTACTCGCCGTCCCCGGCAAGCTGGCTGGGGTGGTTGCAGATCTGCTTCAGGCGCATCAGCGTTTGCAGCACCAGCCCGCGCCGCGCGATCCCGTCCGCCTTTTCCAGGGATTTCTTCATCGACTTCACGGCCTGCTCGTAGAGCTTAACCTGAGCCTTGGTCAGGTTGCAGTAGCGCGTGGTTTCCGTCTTGTCCGGCAGGTCCGTGATGATGGCGCGGTCTGTCTTCAGGCGCCGCAGGATGTAGGGCCCCGCCAACTGTCTCAAGGGCGCGAACTGGTTCGCCGGGCGCGCCTGGAGGCCCTTCACGAAGCCCTTGAACTCCGTTGCCGAACCGAGCAGGCCGGGGTTGAGGAAGTCGAAGAGGGACCACAGATCGCCCAGGCGGTTTTCCACGGGCGTACCCGTGAGCGCAATGCGCGCGCGCGCGTCTAGCTGCTTGACGGCTTTCGCCTGACTCGCGGAAGGATTCTTGATGGCCTGGGCCTCGTCTAGAATGACCAAATCCCAATGCTGCGCCGTGAGCCAGGTCTGGCGCGTCAGCATGGCGTAGGTCGTAACCGCGAGATCGACCTCGGAAAGGTATGTTTCCGGTGCCTTGGCGATCTGCTCGAGCTCTTCGCGGCCCGCCTCCGCCGGGTGGAGAAACTGGAGCGTCAAGGACGGCGCAAAGCGCTCCGCCTCCTGGCGCCAATTGCCCAGGAGCGAAGCGGGCACCACAAGCAATGAGGGTTTCCGTTTGCCCGCCCGAACGTTGCCCCCGGCCAAGAGCAGGGCGAGGATCTGGATGGTCTTGCCGAGGCCCATGTCGTCCGCCAGGCAGGCACCGAGGCCGAGCTCAGTGAGGAATCGCATCCAAGCCACGCCGTCGCGCTGGTAGGGGCGGAGGGTATCGTGCAGCGCGCCCTTTCCGCCGCCGGCGAGGCGCGACGGATCCCGCAGGCCCGCCAGCACCCCGGCCAGGGCCTCGCCCGCCGTCACGTGAACCCAGGAGCGCTCCTGATCTTCTTCCACTTCGTGGGCCAGATCCCGCGAGGCTCCCGCCAGAAGGCGCATGCCTTCCACAAAGGAAATTTCGCCGTTTGCGGCATCCGCCTGGATCGCCTCCCAGTGGCCGATGGCCTCCTGGAGCTTTGCCCGGTCCACCTCGACCCACTGGCCCTTGATCAGCACCAGGCCATCCTCTCCCGCCAGCAGCGCCTTGATCTCCGACGGCGACAGCGCCGCATCGACGAGCGCGACCTCGACGTTGAAGTCAAGCATGGCGTCCGTCCCGAGGGTGGATCTTCTCTGTTCGCCGATGGTCACCGCCACCCGGGGGCGGGGCCGCCGTTTCCACCAGTCGGGCATGGTCACTGAGAGGCCGCTCTCCTCCAGGGCGGGAACGGATCGCAGGAAGGTATAAGCGCGCGGGGCGGCCCAGGCCGTCGGCTGGTAGATCCCGCTGGAATCCACCAGCGCCTTTACCCAGTCACAGCGCTTGGCCGCCTCGTGGACCGGTGAAAGCAGCTTGACGAGCGCGGGCCGGTTATTCGCGGTGGCGTACTGCTCCAGGGCCTTGCGCAGGGGTAGGTGCCTGAGCTGGCCCGATGCGCCGAAACCCGCCGTGTAGGTGGCCATGAAGGCGAAGGGGCTCACGCTGTCGTTCTTGTTTTCGGCCAGGTGAAAGCAAACCCGGCCGACCTGCCGCCACCGGGGCGCCCGCGAGTCCAGGAAGGACTCCAGGTCGCCGTCCTTCAGGATAGCCTCGCGCACCCAGGCGTCGAGGTCCTCCCAGATCGCGCACAGTACGGCTTCTGAGAGATATTCCGCGCCCTCCATCGGGGGCGCGGTCAGGATCAGTCCCGCGCAGTCGGCGGGGGACGGGGGCGAGATGCGGAAGGAATCGGCACCGGCGGGCACATGGCATAGAGCCGTCAGATAGCGCGCGGCAAAGTCCTGCCAGTAGCGGAGCGAGGCTTCTCCGCCGGAATACGTCTTCTCCGCCGCGAGGACAAACAACGCCTCGGGCCAATGGGCACCGAACGTATCCCGAAGGACCGCCTCGCCACGCACGGCGGCGTGTTCGTCATCCACCCAGCGCAAGTGGCCCGCCGGGGTCAATCGAATAGGCATTCTGGCTCCTGGCGCGGCTAACCCGCGCGTTCTAGTCCTTGTTCTCCAGGGCCGCCTCAATTTGCCGGCGTTCTCTCTGGATCTCCACTTGCAGCTCTTCTTCACTCGGCAGGAATTGCAGGTACTTTGACGCGAAGATCTGGCGGCTCTCGCTGAGCACGGAATACCTGGCCACGGCCTCGCTCTTGTCGGAGCAGAGAATAAGCCCGATGGTCGGGTTGTCTTCCGGCATCTTGAATCGATCCTCGAAGAGACGGACGTAACCGTCCATCTGGCCCACGTCGCGGTGGGTCAATTTGCCATTTTTCAGATCAATAAGGAGGAAGCATTTCAGGATGAAATTGTAGAAGACGAGGTCGATGTAGAAATCCTCACCATCAAAACGGATGTGGCGCTGACGTGCGACGAAGGCGAAGCCTTTTCCCAGTTCCAGCAGGAACGATTGCAGGTTGTCGATGATGGCCTGCTCGATGTGGCTCTCGTGGAGTTCCGGCCTGTCGGGAAGGCCGAGAAACTCGAGCACGTAGGGCGATTTCAGCACGTCCACAGCACTGGGCGGTTCGCCGGTCAGCCGTTCCCGATCCGGCGCGTCCACCGCGGTCGCGCCACGATGGGCTACAATGCGCTGGTAGTAGGCGGTGTGAATCTGGCGCTCCAGTTGGGCCTTGCTCCAGCCGCATTCCACCGCCTCGCGCTCGTAGAACGCACGCGCGGCGGGGTCGTCGACCCGCATCAGGGCGCGATAGTGGGACCAGGAGAGGAGGGGGGAGAAGGCTGGTGCGAAATTGATACCCGTCGGGTACTGATTCTCTACAGGGACCAATTCTCTTCCCGACGGGGCGGGAATAGCCTTGTTCGTGCCGAATTCCAAGCCCGGCGGGCGCTGTTTTTCAATTTCTGCGAATTCGTCACCAGACGGGTGGGGTTTTCTTTCAATGCTCAATTCGTCACCCGCCGGGTGACGAATTTCCCGCTGAGCCAATTCCCTCCCCGCCGGGGAGGAAATTGCAAGTCGCTCAGAATAAACCAGATAGAACTTTCGGTAGTTCTGGAGACTCTGCTCGGAGAAACCCCGACCGTACCGCTCGGTTAGACGGGCGGAAAGACTCTCAACCACCTGCTTGCCATATTCCGCCCGGTCCTCGCCGCCTTGGATCTCTTCCACAATCTCCCGGCCGATGAGCCAGTAGGCCGTCACCATCTGGGTATTGACCGCCCGGACAAGATTCCCCCGGGCTTCTTCCAGGATCCCGACAATCCGCTCAAAGAGGGCGTCCGGTTGTGCCAACGATCGGTCGTTTGTTGGATTGCTCATCGTTCGCTCCCGGCGCCTGCGCCACGTGTTGCGGTCATTTCGATGGCTTCCGCCGGTGTATTTTACCCCAAACTCTCCAGCGCCTGGAGCAGCATGGCCTTCACGGACGACTTCGACACCGGCCCCTTCTTGAAGTTCACGGTGACGGTGGCGCTGGGCAGGTCGATGCGGTAGGTCTGGTCTTTGGGGGCTTCGGTGGTCTTGGCGACAGGCCTCGGGCTGGGCGCGGGGGTCGGGGCTTTTTTGCCCTTGGCCTCGTCGATCCTGGCCCGGATCTCTCGGTTGGGCTTGCCGTCGAGGACGTCTTTGACGAGGTGTTTCTGGAGCTTCGCGTCGTCCACGCGGGAAATGCGCATGACGGCGTCGTAGGGGACCGGGGCTTCGGACGTCCGAAGTTCCTGCTGGAGCGCGGGGGGGAGGCTGAGGATCCGGAGCATGTCGCTGACCCAGGCCTCGCGTTTGCCGATCATTTTGGCGAGGTCGCGCTGGGTCTTTACGGCGGGATCTTCATCGAGGATGGCCTGGAGGGCTTCGGCGAGCTCCACGGGCGGAACGTCTTCCCGCTGGACGTTGCTGACGATACTGCGCCGCCGCCGGGCCTGGCTCTCCTCGGGATCGGTGATCACCACGCGGAGCTGCTTGAGGCCGGCTTCGCGGGCGGCGCGCAGGCGCCGGTGCCCGGTGACGACCATGTATTTTCCGCCGTCGTGGGCGGTGACGGTCAAGGGCTCGATGACGCCCAGGGCCCGGACCGTGTCAACCAGCCCCTCCATGTTGCGGAAGGTCTTGCGCTCGTTTTTCGGGTCTTCGATAAGCAGGTCAATGTCCAGCAGCTGGGCGCCGCGTTTGGGGATCGCGGGGATCGCGCCCTTGCCCTTTTCCCGGACCAGTTGAAGCCGCGAGGGCCGGTTTTCGGCGGTGGATTCTGCGTGGCTCATGCGTTGGCTACCTTCTTGCGTTTCTTGACGTTGAACAGCCCCAGCACCTCGTCGCGCAGGGCCTTGATATCCACAGCCCCCTTGGAGCGCGGCCGGTATTCGAGAATCGACCCGCCGTGCTCGTCCACCTGGGCGAGCCATCCGCAATTGCGGATTTCGGCCTGGGCAATGGGGATGTGCTCCTCGTGCATCCGCTCGATGACCCGCTTGCGCAGGCCGGGCCGGTGCAGATTGTTGAGCACGTGCAGGAGGTGGAAGTCCGCGCTT encodes:
- a CDS encoding helix-turn-helix domain-containing protein — its product is MPYWEREYVPVAARRAQAKKKMEALRKQGKDVKPVEIDGQKIAHSFWGKGWCKHLESFSDYSNRLPRGRTYARNGSVCHLEIQPGRIEALVSGSSLYTVTVEIKALPASAWKTIKGKCAGSIGSMLELLQGKLSNEVMAVVSDREGGLFPKPGEIKLKCSCPDWATMCKHVAAVLYGAGNRFDTRPELLFLLRDVAAEELITADLALPGNARAGGGAIAESQLADIFGIELDDGDPAPLAVPANGAGARATKSSNAPTPSRKATNRQPARQTTPARPARAENAAKQRGAGASPVPRIRPSSASVARLRKKLGLSVVEFATALGVTAATVYRWEAAGGLLALQQRPLQALADLHQRANAL
- a CDS encoding DEAD/DEAH box helicase yields the protein MPIRLTPAGHLRWVDDEHAAVRGEAVLRDTFGAHWPEALFVLAAEKTYSGGEASLRYWQDFAARYLTALCHVPAGADSFRISPPSPADCAGLILTAPPMEGAEYLSEAVLCAIWEDLDAWVREAILKDGDLESFLDSRAPRWRQVGRVCFHLAENKNDSVSPFAFMATYTAGFGASGQLRHLPLRKALEQYATANNRPALVKLLSPVHEAAKRCDWVKALVDSSGIYQPTAWAAPRAYTFLRSVPALEESGLSVTMPDWWKRRPRPRVAVTIGEQRRSTLGTDAMLDFNVEVALVDAALSPSEIKALLAGEDGLVLIKGQWVEVDRAKLQEAIGHWEAIQADAANGEISFVEGMRLLAGASRDLAHEVEEDQERSWVHVTAGEALAGVLAGLRDPSRLAGGGKGALHDTLRPYQRDGVAWMRFLTELGLGACLADDMGLGKTIQILALLLAGGNVRAGKRKPSLLVVPASLLGNWRQEAERFAPSLTLQFLHPAEAGREELEQIAKAPETYLSEVDLAVTTYAMLTRQTWLTAQHWDLVILDEAQAIKNPSASQAKAVKQLDARARIALTGTPVENRLGDLWSLFDFLNPGLLGSATEFKGFVKGLQARPANQFAPLRQLAGPYILRRLKTDRAIITDLPDKTETTRYCNLTKAQVKLYEQAVKSMKKSLEKADGIARRGLVLQTLMRLKQICNHPSQLAGDGEYGAGDSGKFLRIAEICEELAERQERVLVFTQFREIIEPLSEHLGAIFGRSGLVLHGGTGVKQRKEIVARFQEEDGPPFFILSLKAGGTGLNLTAASHVIHFDRWWNPAVENQATDRAFRIGQKRNVLVHKFVTRGTVEERIDALIEEKRQLATELLSGEGEVNLTELPDDELLRLVRLDVSQAAL
- a CDS encoding DUF1016 family protein, which codes for MSNPTNDRSLAQPDALFERIVGILEEARGNLVRAVNTQMVTAYWLIGREIVEEIQGGEDRAEYGKQVVESLSARLTERYGRGFSEQSLQNYRKFYLVYSERLAISSPAGRELAQREIRHPAGDELSIERKPHPSGDEFAEIEKQRPPGLEFGTNKAIPAPSGRELVPVENQYPTGINFAPAFSPLLSWSHYRALMRVDDPAARAFYEREAVECGWSKAQLERQIHTAYYQRIVAHRGATAVDAPDRERLTGEPPSAVDVLKSPYVLEFLGLPDRPELHESHIEQAIIDNLQSFLLELGKGFAFVARQRHIRFDGEDFYIDLVFYNFILKCFLLIDLKNGKLTHRDVGQMDGYVRLFEDRFKMPEDNPTIGLILCSDKSEAVARYSVLSESRQIFASKYLQFLPSEEELQVEIQRERRQIEAALENKD
- a CDS encoding ParB/RepB/Spo0J family partition protein, yielding MSHAESTAENRPSRLQLVREKGKGAIPAIPKRGAQLLDIDLLIEDPKNERKTFRNMEGLVDTVRALGVIEPLTVTAHDGGKYMVVTGHRRLRAAREAGLKQLRVVITDPEESQARRRRSIVSNVQREDVPPVELAEALQAILDEDPAVKTQRDLAKMIGKREAWVSDMLRILSLPPALQQELRTSEAPVPYDAVMRISRVDDAKLQKHLVKDVLDGKPNREIRARIDEAKGKKAPTPAPSPRPVAKTTEAPKDQTYRIDLPSATVTVNFKKGPVSKSSVKAMLLQALESLG